Below is a genomic region from Pseudomonas berkeleyensis.
CCGAACAAGCGCCGTCTGGCCGCCGACCTGTTCTACCGTCTGCGCAACCACTACGCGCCCCGGGCGCTGGTGCATTTCGGCCAGGGCAAGTGGTACCCGGGCGAGCAGTTGCCGCGCTGGTCGCTGAACTGCTTCTGGCGCCGCGACGGCGAGCCGCTATGGCGCGATCCCAAACTGCTGGCTGATGAGAAACGCGGCTATGGCGCTACCGCCGAGACTGCCGCGCGTTTTCTCGCCACGCTGGCCGCGCATCTTGAGGTGGATGCCGGCAACGTCTTCCCGGCCTATGAGGACTGGTTCTACTACCTGTGGCGCGAGCGCAAGCTGCCGGACAACGTCACCCCCGATGACCCCCGACTGAGCGACCCGCTGGAGCGCGAGCGCCTGCGCAAGGTGTTCGACCAGGGCCTGGATAGCGTCGTCGGGCACGTCCTGCCCCTGGCGCGTCAGGTAGTGGGCGAGGGTTGGCAGAGCGGGCGCTGGTTCCTGCGTGATGAGCACTGCCGGCTGCTGCCAGGCGATTCGGCGCTGGGTTACCGCTTGCCGCTCGATTCGCTGCCCTGGGTCAGCCAGGCCGATTACCCCTACATCAACCCGGTCGACCCCAGCCAGACGCTACCGCCGTTGCCCAGCCCGGCGCAGATCCAGCGCCAGTTGCGTGGTGTCTGGCGCGGTGCCAGCGCCGGTGTGCAGAGCGCGCGCCCAGCCAGCGGGCAGTCGGCTGCCGGCATCGTGCGCACCGCGCTGTGCGCCGAGCCGCGTGAGGGACGCTTGTACCTGTTCATGCCGCCGTTGAGCCACCTTGAGGACTATCTGGAGCTGGTCGCCGCCATCGAGGCGGTGGCCGCCGAGCTCAATTGCCCGGTGCTGCTGGAAGGCTACGAGCCGCCGCTCGATCCACGTCTGCAGTACTTCCGCGTCACCCCCGACCCCGGCGTGATCGAAGTGAACATCCACCCGGCTGCCAGTTGGGATGAACTGGTCGAGCGCTGCGAATTCCTCTACGAGGCGGCACGCCAATCGCGGCTGTCCAGCGAGAAGTTCATGATCGACGGGCGCCACACCGGTACCGGTGGTGGCAACCACTTCGTTCTCGGCGGCGCGACGCCAAACGATTCTCCCTTCCTGCGTCGGCCCGACCTGCTGCGCAGCCTGATCAGCTACTGGCACAACCACCCGTCGTTGTCCTATCTGTTCAGTGGTCTGTTTATCGGCCCGACCTCGCAGGCGCCGCGTGTCGACGAGGCGCGCAACGATGCCCTGTACGAACTGGAAATCGCCTTCGCGCAGATGCCCGAGCCGGGGCGTGATTGCCCGCCCTGGCTGGTCGACCGGCTGCTGCGCAACCTGCTGGTGGACGTCACCGGCAACACCCACCGCGCCGAGTTCTGCATCGACAAGCTGTACTCGCCGGACTCGGCCAGCGGTCGCCTCGGTCTGCTGGAGTTGCGCGCCTTCGAGATGCCGCCGCACGCGCAGATGAGCCTGGCTCAGCAACTGCTGCTGCGCGCACTGATCGCGCGTTTCTGGCAGGAACCCTACCGCCCAGCCAAGCTGGTGCGCTGGGGCACCGAGCTGCACGACCGCTATCTGCTGCCGCACTTCGTCGAGCAGGATTTCGCCGATGTGTTGCAGGAATTGGGCAGCTTCGGCTACCGCCTGCGCAGCGAGTGGTTCGCCCCGCACTTTGAGTTCCGCTTTCCCAAGGCCGGCGACTTCATGGTCAAGGGTATCGACCTGGAAGTGCGCCAGGCGCTGGAGCCTTGGCACGTGCTGGGTGAGGAGGGGGCGGTCGGTGGCACCGTACGTTACGTCGACTCGTCCCTGGAGCGGCTGCAGGTGAAGGTGAACGGCATGGCGCCGGATCGCTATGTGTTGACCTGCAACGGCGTGCCGGTGCCGTTGCGGCTGACCGGCAAGGTCGGCGAATTCGTCGGCGGCGTGCGTTTCCGGGCCTGGCAGCCGGCCAGTTGCCTGCAGCCGACCATCGGTGTGCATGCGCCACTGGTGTTCGACCTGATCGACACCTGGATGCAGCGCTCGCTGGGTGGTTGCCAGTACCATGTCGCGCATCCGGGCGGTCGCAACTACGACAGCCTGCCGGTCAACGCCTACGAGGCCGAGAGCCGGCGCCTGGCGCGCTTCTTCCGCTTGGGCCACAGCCCAGGCAAGCGCCCGGCCCTGCAGCCGATAGATAATAATGAGCTGCCGATGACCCTGGATCTGCGTCGCGTCTGACGACATTTTGCTCACTTGAGTGTCGGTTGTCGCGACCAGTCCCCTCGCCCCTTTGGGGAGAGGGTTAGGGAGAGGGGGAAATGGTGTCTTCGCGGTGTTTTCAGCCCTCTCCCCCGGCCCCTCTCCCATAAATGGGAGAGGGGAGCGTAAAGCCGTACCGCCTTGCCACTGCCGAGCCTGCCATGCACGACCTGCTAGCTGATTACCCGTCCCCTGCCGGGGCCTACCACGAACTGCTCGACGCCAAGGGCAACGTGCGCCCGCACTGGCGCCGTCTGTACGAGCAGTTGGCGCGCAGCCGCCCGGAACACCTGGCGCAACGCGAGGCCATGCTGGCCCGGCAGATCCAGGAGAACGGCGTCACCTACAACGTCTACGCCGACCCGGATGGCGCCGACCGCCCGTGGGAACTCGACTTGCTGCCCAACCTGATCCCGGCTGACGAG
It encodes:
- a CDS encoding transglutaminase family protein, whose protein sequence is MSIHVALHHVTHYRYDRAVNLGPQVVRLRPAPHSRTRILSYSLKVEPGEHFINWQQDPQGNYLARLVFPEKTREFKVEVDLVAEMAVFNPFDFFLEPYAERIPFAYTEGEQRELAPYLIKLPATPLFAKYLAGISREPVPSIDFLVELNQRLSTDIRYLIRMEPGVQTPEQSLELASGSCRDSAWLLVQLLRHLGLAARFVSGYLIQLTADVKSLDGPSGTEQDFTDLHAWCEVYLPGAGWIGLDPTSGLFAGEGHIPLACSPEPSSAAPITGGLDECEVAFEHLMSVERVWEAPRVTKPYSEAQWQAIQALGRQIDDDLHKHDVRLTMGGEPTFVALDYPDDDEWNTAALGPNKRRLAADLFYRLRNHYAPRALVHFGQGKWYPGEQLPRWSLNCFWRRDGEPLWRDPKLLADEKRGYGATAETAARFLATLAAHLEVDAGNVFPAYEDWFYYLWRERKLPDNVTPDDPRLSDPLERERLRKVFDQGLDSVVGHVLPLARQVVGEGWQSGRWFLRDEHCRLLPGDSALGYRLPLDSLPWVSQADYPYINPVDPSQTLPPLPSPAQIQRQLRGVWRGASAGVQSARPASGQSAAGIVRTALCAEPREGRLYLFMPPLSHLEDYLELVAAIEAVAAELNCPVLLEGYEPPLDPRLQYFRVTPDPGVIEVNIHPAASWDELVERCEFLYEAARQSRLSSEKFMIDGRHTGTGGGNHFVLGGATPNDSPFLRRPDLLRSLISYWHNHPSLSYLFSGLFIGPTSQAPRVDEARNDALYELEIAFAQMPEPGRDCPPWLVDRLLRNLLVDVTGNTHRAEFCIDKLYSPDSASGRLGLLELRAFEMPPHAQMSLAQQLLLRALIARFWQEPYRPAKLVRWGTELHDRYLLPHFVEQDFADVLQELGSFGYRLRSEWFAPHFEFRFPKAGDFMVKGIDLEVRQALEPWHVLGEEGAVGGTVRYVDSSLERLQVKVNGMAPDRYVLTCNGVPVPLRLTGKVGEFVGGVRFRAWQPASCLQPTIGVHAPLVFDLIDTWMQRSLGGCQYHVAHPGGRNYDSLPVNAYEAESRRLARFFRLGHSPGKRPALQPIDNNELPMTLDLRRV